A portion of the Sulfurospirillum diekertiae genome contains these proteins:
- a CDS encoding NAD(P)/FAD-dependent oxidoreductase — protein sequence MSRIAIIGAGASGLVCAIEASRKGHNVTLFEKNSKVGRKILATGNGKCNISNEKIQLERYHGKSPSFAKEALKRFDTFTCKAFFRSLGLEMREGEEGRLYPMSHQASSVVDMLLHEVRSLHVNIVLECEVTKIEKKDAAFVLHVNEKTDVFDACVIATGSVAMPTLGSSGSGYGFAKSLGHSVIEPYPSLVQFVCDESHLKEVSGVKMDANVELYIDNQKCQSVQGDLLFTAYGLSGSAILDLSRKASHALVQGESVDVVLDLLPNLSREALTSLFQKRLAVGKEKSLSLWLEGMIPKKLAYFIIENTHLSHIKEASSLGAKEIKKMVFALKSLRLHVKATKGFESAEVCAGGVDVSELESKNLMSKKIQNLYFCGEVLDIDGDCGGFNLHFAWASGYLVGQSL from the coding sequence ATGAGTCGAATTGCCATCATCGGAGCAGGCGCCTCAGGTCTTGTCTGTGCCATTGAAGCTTCTCGCAAAGGGCATAATGTGACGCTCTTTGAGAAGAACAGTAAAGTCGGGCGTAAGATTTTAGCCACGGGGAATGGCAAATGCAATATCTCCAATGAAAAGATTCAGTTAGAGCGTTATCATGGAAAATCCCCAAGCTTTGCCAAAGAGGCATTGAAACGTTTTGACACCTTTACATGTAAAGCTTTTTTTCGCTCGTTAGGTCTGGAAATGCGCGAGGGCGAAGAGGGTAGACTGTATCCTATGAGCCATCAAGCTTCCAGTGTGGTGGATATGCTTTTGCATGAAGTGCGATCTTTACATGTAAACATTGTGCTTGAGTGCGAAGTCACCAAAATCGAGAAAAAAGATGCCGCATTTGTTTTACATGTAAACGAGAAAACAGATGTTTTTGATGCGTGTGTCATTGCCACAGGAAGCGTTGCAATGCCCACGCTTGGAAGTTCTGGTAGTGGGTATGGTTTTGCAAAAAGCTTGGGTCATAGCGTCATTGAACCGTACCCTTCTTTGGTGCAGTTTGTCTGTGACGAGTCTCACCTTAAAGAGGTGAGTGGCGTGAAGATGGACGCGAACGTAGAGCTTTACATCGACAATCAAAAATGCCAAAGTGTGCAAGGCGATCTGCTTTTTACAGCATACGGACTTTCTGGTTCGGCGATTTTAGACCTGAGCCGTAAAGCCTCTCATGCTTTGGTGCAAGGCGAATCCGTCGATGTCGTGCTCGATCTTTTGCCCAATCTTTCGCGCGAAGCACTGACTTCTCTGTTTCAAAAAAGGCTTGCCGTTGGCAAAGAGAAGTCACTCTCGTTGTGGCTTGAGGGGATGATACCTAAAAAATTAGCGTATTTCATCATTGAAAATACTCACCTATCTCATATCAAAGAAGCCTCATCCTTGGGCGCTAAAGAGATTAAAAAAATGGTGTTTGCACTTAAATCACTCCGTTTACATGTAAAAGCAACCAAAGGGTTTGAGAGTGCCGAAGTGTGTGCCGGTGGTGTCGATGTGAGCGAATTGGAGAGTAAAAACTTGATGTCAAAGAAGATTCAAAATCTCTATTTTTGTGGGGAAGTGTTGGACATAGATGGCGATTGTGGTGGTTTTAATCTTCATTTTGCATGGGCTTCTGGGTATCTTGTAGGACAGAGTCTTTAG